In Salmo salar chromosome ssa24, Ssal_v3.1, whole genome shotgun sequence, the following proteins share a genomic window:
- the hint2 gene encoding histidine triad nucleotide-binding protein 2, mitochondrial: MNFRQLLPTQCFRKSVYHSRILRPACRAERHFCISNTKHDEVRLAEEASKKYGSPAPTIFSKVIDKSIPADIIYEDDKCLAFRDISPQAPVHFLVIPRDPIPKISEVKDDDAELLGHLLVVAKNVAKKEALHEGYRVVINDGKHGAQSVYHLHIHVLGGRQLNWPPG, translated from the exons ATGAATTTTCGCCAACTTTTGCCGACACAATGCTTCAGGAAAAGTGTTTACCATTCACGCATTTTGCGCCCTGCATGCCGAGCAGAG AGACACTTCTGCATATCAAACACAAAGCATGACGAGGTGCGTCTTGCTGAAGAAGCAAGCAAGAAATATGGATCTCCAGCTCCAACTATCTTTTCCAAAGTGATTGACAAAAGTATTCCTGCAGATATCATTTATGAAGATGATAAG TGTTTAGCTTTCAGAGATATCAGTCCACAAGCTCCTGTGCATTTCCTGGTTATTCCAAGGGACCCTATCCCAAAAATCAGTGAAGTTAAAGATGATGATGCTGAG CTGTTAGGTCACCTCCTAGTGGTTGCAAAAAATGTGGCGAAGAAGGAGGCATTGCACGAAGGTTACAGAGTGG TGATCAACGATGGGAAGCATGGTGCCCAGTCTGTATACCACCTCCACATCCACGTCCTGGGAGGCAGACAGCTGAACTGGCCTCCAGGTTAA
- the LOC106585738 gene encoding long-chain-fatty-acid--CoA ligase ACSBG2 gives MSDQQDSVVTNGVPDVETSSESCVSDIPLGETEQLVPVAKLQQKEIYSSPLVNGGVVDHPQPNSESEPDGEDEDSQETAAVEPAVITPSRIPEAPAKLPRSPGQEGPQGDPLSGASVPLKLSDVSLATAEQLWCTSRDQAVKLRMVETGSGSEAPMTVHQMFLNTVKIYGDLPAVASKKEGQWVTLTWREYYQQCRAAAKSFLKLGLERYHGVGILGFNSPEWFISDIGCILAGGLAAGIYTTNSPEACQYVADNCEANILVVENHKQLLKILQIKDQLPHLKAIVQYKDELQQKLPNLYTWAEFMKLSEEVSDERLDAVVDSQRANQCCTLIYTSGTTGNPKGVMLSHDNITWTSNAAGAMTSLQHGVECVVSYLPLSHVAAQVNDMWICMRFAGATYFADPDALKGSLGTTLKEVRPTSFLGVPRVWEKMQEKMKAIGAKSSGMKKRVADWAKSIGLQASYSAMNGENLVPWGFMLANNLVFKKVRWALGLDRCKNCLTGAAPITKETLEYFMSLSLPLYELYGMSESTGPHTISWENNFKIMSCGKVVVGCQTKLDKPDEDGNGEICFWGRHVFMGYLNEPEKTEEALDQEGWLHSGDLGKHDKDNFLFITGRIKELIITAGGENIPPVPIEDAVKAEIAIISNAMLLGDKLKFLSMMLTLKCVVDDNGEPTDELTPEAVAFCHQRGITATKASEIIASKEPAIYKAIQEGIERVNAKATSNAQRVQKWVILDRDFSISGGELGPTMKLKRGVVVKMFQEKINKIYGMAQE, from the exons ATGTCTGACCAACAGGATTCCGTTGTCACCAATGGGGTTCCTGACGTAGAAACGAGTTCTGAGAG TTGTGTGAGTGACATTCCTCTTGGAGAAACCGAACAGTTAGTTCCAGTTGCCAAACTCCAACAGAAGGAAATCTACTCCAGTCCCCTCGTCAACGGAGGAGTAGTAGACCATCCACAACCAAACTCAGAGTCAGAGCCTGATGGAGAAGACGAAGACAGCCAGGAGACAGCTGCTGTAGAACCTGCAGTGATAACCCCATCAAGAATACCTGAAGCACCAGCCAAACTACCCAGATCCCCTGGACAAGAGGGACCTCAAGGGGATCCTCTCTCAG GTGCCTCGGTGCCTCTGAAGCTGTCGGATGTGTCCCTGGCCACAGCAGAGCAGCTCTGGTGCACCTCCAGGGACCAAGCGGTTAAGCTGAGGATGGTTGAGACGGGGTCGGGATCCGAGGCCCCCATGACTGTCCACCAGATGTTCTTAAACACGGTGAAGATCTATGGAGACCTGCCCGCGGTGGCGTCCAAGAAAGAGGGGCAGTGggtcaccctgacctggagggaGTACTACCAGCAGTGCAGAGCGGCGGCCAAGAGCTTCCTCAAG TTGGGGCTGGAGCGTTACCATGGCGTCGGTATTCTGGGCTTTAACTCTCCCGAGTGGTTCATCTCAGACATCGGCTGTATCCTGGCTGG GGGTTTAGCTGCAGGCATCTACACCACCAACTCCCCCGAGGCGTGTCAGTATGTGGCAGACAACTGTGAGGCCAACATCCTGGTGGTCGAGAACCACAAACAGCTCCTCAAAATCCTCCAG ATTAAGGACCAGCTTCCACACTTGAAAGCTATTGTTCAGTACAAGGATGAACTTCAACAGAAGCTGCCAAACCTGTACACT TGGGCTGAGTTTATGAAGCTGAGTGAGGAGGTGTCTGATGAACGGCTGGATGCTGTGGTGGACAGTCAGAGGGCTAACCAGTGTTGTACGCTCATCTACACCTCTGGAACCACAGGCAACCCCAAAGGGGTCATGCTAAGTCATGACAAT ATCACCTGGACTTCAAATGCGGCCGGAGCCATGACAAGTCTGCAACATGGTGTGGAGTGCGTGGTGAGCTACCTGCCCCTGAGCCATGTAGCTGCCCAGGTCAACGACATGTGGATCTGCATGAGATTTGCAGGGGCAACATATTTTGCAGACCCAGACGCCCTGAAG GGCTCTTTGGGGACTACTCTGAAAGAGGTGCGCCCCACAAGTTTCCTGGGAGTTCCCCGTGTGTGGGAGAAGATGCAGGAGAAGATGAAAGCCATCGGTGCCAAGTCCTCTGGTATGAAGAAAAGAGTGGCTGACTGGGCCAAATCCATCGGATTGCAAGCCAGCTATAGTGCCATGAATGG TGAGAACCTGGTGCCCTGGGGCTTCATGCTGGCAAACAACCTGGTGTTTAAGAAAGTTCGCTGGGCCTTGGGTCTGGACCGCTGCAAGAACTGCTTAACGGGGGCCGCACCCATCACTAAGGAGACTCTGGAATACTTCATGAGCCTTAGCCTCCCCCTGTATGAGCTGTATGGGATGAGTGAAAGCACTGGCCCTCACACCATCTCCTGGGAGAATAACTTCAAGATCATGAG CTGTGGAAAGGTGGTGGTTGGCTGCCAGACCAAGTTGGACAAGCCAGACGAGGATGGGAATGGTGAGATCTGTTTCTGGGGGCGTCATGTGTTCATGGGCTACCTGAATGAGCCAGAGAAGACTGAGGAGGCCCTGGACCAGGAGGGCTGGCTGCACTCTGGAGACCTGGGAAAGCACGACAAGGACAACTTCCTATTCATCACAGGGAGGATAAAGG AGCTGATCATAACAGCAGGAGGAGAGAACATCCCACCTGTACCCATTGAGGATGCAGTGAAAGCAGAGATCGCCATCATCAGCAACGCCATGTTGCTTGGAGACAAGCTGAAATTCCTCTCCATGATGCTCACGCTCAAA TGTGTAGTCGACGATAATGGCGAGCCGACAGATGAGCTGACCCCAGAGGCTGTGGCGTTCTGCCATCAGCGTGGCATCACGGCAACCAAGGCCTCTGAGATCATAGCCAGTAAGGAACCAGCTATTTACAAGGCCATCCAGGAGGGCATAGAGCGTGTCAATGCTAAGGCCACCTCCAATGCCCAGAGGGTCCAGAAGTGGGTCATTTTGGACAGAGATTTCTCTATATCTGGGGGAGAACTGG GACCTACCATGAAGCTAAAGAGGGGGGTTGTTGTCAAAATGTTCCAGGAGAAAATCAACAAGATTTATGGAATGGCACAAGAATAA
- the LOC106585384 gene encoding flavin reductase (NADPH), giving the protein MKIAVLGATGQTGQYLVNQALQQGHTVTAIVRNPGKLTVQHDKLKVVEGNIFSEDSLKLHFQGQDAVISCLGFPASFLSGVTGYTLSMRAAVNAMREAKVNRIITMTSWYTDPNSGTQSSYLIRFLLLPMIRSVLSNMFEMEHFLKKTQDVNWTVVRPPGLKNLPATGKEFLTHEGYFVPDSNGLPIGSAVGRGDVARFMLFLLNTDVWFNKAVAITTKNE; this is encoded by the exons ATGAAGATAGCCGTGCTTGGAGCCACCGGACAGACGGGACAGTATCTGGTGAACCAAGCCCTTCAGCAGGGACACACTGTCACTGCCATTGTCAGGAACCCAGGGAAATTGACAGTGCAACACGATAAATTAAAG GTGGTTGAGGGCAATATCTTCTCAGAAGACAGCCTAAAACTTCACTTCCAAGGACAAGATgcagttatatcctgcctggggTTCCCTGCATCCTTTCTCTCCGGAGTCACTGGATACACCTTGTCTATGAGGGCCGCAGTAAACGCCATGAGAGAGGCCAAAGTGAACCGCATTATCACCATGACTTCATGGTACACTGACC CTAACTCTGGCACGCAGTCATCTTACCTCATCCGCTTCCTGCTGCTGCCAATGATCCGAAGTGTCCTTAGCAATATGTTTGAGATGGAGCACTTTCTGAAGAAGACACAGGATGTTAACTGGACAGTTGTCAGGCCACCGGGTCTCAAGAATTTACCTGCCACAG GTAAAGAGTTCCTTACCCACGAGGGCTACTTTGTTCCTGACTCCAATGGCCTGCCTATAGGAAGTGCTGTAGGAAGGGGTGATGTGGCTCGTTTCATGCTCTTCCTCCTCAACACCGATGTCTGGTTCAACAAAGCGGTTGCCATCACAACCAAAAATGAATGA